The proteins below are encoded in one region of bacterium:
- a CDS encoding acetate kinase codes for MRILVLNCGSSSVKYMLYKWGERRPLASGLIERVGLAGSFIKHQVPGKDTYEESRECPTHKEAIGFVIETLTNPNTGVIQSLEEIEACGHRVVHGGERFASSVRITPEVLATFREIADLAPLHNPPNILGIEAAMHHLPNIPHIAVMDTSFHQTMPAESYIYAVPYAWYRDYKVRRYGFHGTSHLYVSKRASVMLGKKPEDVNLVTCHIGNGVSFTAIKQGKSFDHSMGFTPLEGLVMGTRSGDLDPAIVDYIANKEGLTAKQVVDILNKKSGILGISEKYVDRRDIHTAMEQGDKQAELAFKIECHRAKKYIGAYLAILGHTDAIVFTAGVGERGWEMREEVCAGLEELGVKIDLKRNREATSRNHEFVISADDSRVKVFVIPTDEELVFVEDVVGILEGCYGTSDFRYSFENPNYHNSLRDEAYEKELKKNNSK; via the coding sequence ATGCGGATCCTTGTATTAAACTGCGGATCTTCGTCCGTTAAATACATGCTTTACAAATGGGGCGAACGAAGACCTTTAGCTTCAGGACTCATAGAAAGGGTAGGTCTTGCAGGTTCCTTCATCAAGCACCAGGTTCCAGGCAAGGACACCTACGAAGAATCGAGGGAGTGCCCGACTCACAAGGAAGCCATAGGCTTCGTGATTGAAACACTTACTAACCCCAACACGGGTGTAATTCAGTCTCTTGAGGAAATCGAGGCCTGCGGTCACCGCGTAGTTCACGGAGGCGAACGTTTTGCCTCATCAGTCCGAATCACGCCAGAGGTGCTTGCTACATTTCGCGAGATTGCAGACCTCGCACCTCTGCATAACCCGCCGAATATTCTGGGCATAGAGGCGGCAATGCATCATCTGCCGAATATCCCTCACATTGCAGTTATGGATACGAGTTTCCACCAGACTATGCCGGCTGAATCTTACATATATGCAGTGCCTTATGCCTGGTATCGAGATTATAAGGTTCGGCGCTATGGATTCCACGGCACCTCGCATTTGTATGTCTCAAAAAGAGCGTCTGTTATGCTGGGAAAGAAACCTGAAGATGTGAATCTTGTTACTTGTCATATCGGAAATGGTGTCAGCTTTACCGCTATCAAACAGGGCAAGAGCTTTGACCATTCAATGGGTTTCACGCCCCTTGAAGGACTCGTAATGGGAACCCGGTCGGGCGATCTTGACCCTGCTATTGTTGATTATATAGCTAATAAAGAAGGACTTACAGCAAAACAAGTAGTGGATATCCTTAACAAGAAATCAGGCATCCTAGGCATTAGCGAGAAGTACGTTGACCGCCGCGACATCCACACCGCGATGGAACAGGGCGACAAGCAGGCCGAGCTTGCCTTCAAGATTGAGTGCCACCGCGCCAAAAAGTACATAGGTGCGTATCTTGCAATTCTTGGCCACACCGATGCTATCGTCTTTACCGCAGGCGTCGGCGAGCGAGGCTGGGAGATGCGCGAGGAAGTCTGTGCTGGGCTTGAAGAACTTGGAGTAAAAATCGACTTGAAACGAAACCGTGAAGCCACAAGCCGCAACCATGAATTTGTCATATCTGCCGATGATTCGCGGGTCAAAGTCTTTGTAATCCCGACAGACGAAGAGCTCGTTTTTGTTGAAGACGTTGTTGGCATACTCGAGGGTTGCTACGGCACGTCAGATTTCCGCTACTCGTTCGAGAACCCCAACTACCATAACTCACTAAGAGATGAGGCTTACGAAAAAGAACTCAAGA